Proteins from a genomic interval of Paenibacillus sp. RC334:
- a CDS encoding ABC transporter ATP-binding protein: MTEERSCLISDATVPVVALKQVTHVYVTDREASLAVEDIDFAVGTGEFISLVGPSGCGKTTILSMIAGLLRPAKGQVLLQGQPVNGPSPEVGYMLQQDYLFPWRTIMDNALLGLELGNRVDEASRERTRLLLEGMGLGGKEHLHPSQLSGGMRQRVALVRTLATNPGLLLLDEPFSALDYQTKLQLEDLIAETLRERGKTAILVTHDLAEAIAVSDRIIVLGRNPGHIRRTFAIPDAIREVQPFYAREQPGFNELFHEIWGELEASGAKE, from the coding sequence ATGACAGAAGAACGGAGTTGTCTTATTTCGGATGCAACGGTCCCGGTGGTGGCGCTGAAGCAAGTGACGCATGTGTATGTAACAGACCGGGAGGCCTCACTGGCGGTTGAGGATATCGACTTCGCTGTAGGGACAGGAGAATTTATCAGTTTGGTTGGCCCAAGCGGCTGCGGCAAAACGACAATCCTGTCCATGATCGCCGGGTTATTGCGCCCGGCGAAGGGCCAGGTGCTGCTGCAAGGTCAGCCCGTAAACGGTCCGAGTCCCGAGGTCGGCTACATGTTGCAGCAGGATTATCTGTTTCCGTGGCGTACGATCATGGATAATGCGTTATTGGGTCTGGAACTGGGCAATCGGGTAGATGAAGCCTCGCGTGAACGGACCCGACTGCTGCTGGAAGGCATGGGGCTGGGAGGGAAGGAGCATCTGCATCCGTCCCAGTTATCCGGGGGGATGCGCCAACGTGTGGCGCTGGTACGGACGCTGGCGACTAATCCAGGGCTGCTGCTGCTGGATGAGCCGTTCTCCGCGCTGGATTATCAGACCAAGCTCCAACTGGAAGACCTGATTGCCGAAACCTTGCGTGAGCGGGGGAAGACGGCTATTTTGGTCACACACGATTTGGCCGAGGCGATTGCGGTCAGTGACCGGATTATTGTGCTGGGCCGAAATCCGGGCCACATCCGGCGTACCTTTGCAATTCCGGATGCGATCCGGGAAGTTCAGCCTTTTTATGCGCGCGAGCAGCCGGGCTTTAATGAGCTTTTTCATGAAATATGGGGTGAACTGGAGGCTTCGGGAGCAAAGGAGTGA
- a CDS encoding carbonic anhydrase yields the protein MDHIKEILEYNRVFVENKEYEAYRTGKFPNKKMVIITCMDTRLTELLPKAMNLRNGDVKIIKNAGAIISQPFGSVMRSVLVALYELGADEVLVIGHYECGMAALNADHMVNEMLERGISQEVLSTLENSGIKLNKWLKGFDNIEEGVRSTVKLIKNHPLLPPNAPVHGMVIHPDTGELTLVVDGNKQ from the coding sequence GTGGATCACATCAAAGAGATTTTGGAATACAACCGCGTTTTCGTGGAAAACAAAGAATACGAAGCCTATCGTACAGGCAAGTTCCCTAATAAAAAAATGGTCATCATTACCTGTATGGATACGCGTCTGACCGAACTGCTACCCAAAGCCATGAACCTGCGCAATGGTGATGTCAAAATTATTAAAAATGCGGGTGCGATTATCTCCCAGCCTTTTGGAAGCGTTATGCGAAGCGTACTCGTTGCCCTGTATGAGCTGGGAGCGGATGAAGTGCTCGTCATAGGCCATTACGAATGCGGTATGGCCGCGCTGAATGCCGACCACATGGTCAATGAAATGCTGGAGCGCGGGATTTCACAAGAGGTACTAAGCACTTTGGAAAATTCAGGGATTAAACTAAACAAATGGCTGAAAGGTTTTGACAACATCGAGGAAGGGGTTAGAAGTACCGTAAAGCTTATTAAGAATCACCCCTTGCTCCCGCCTAATGCGCCTGTTCACGGTATGGTCATCCATCCAGACACCGGGGAGCTAACGCTGGTTGTTGATGGAAATAAGCAGTAA
- a CDS encoding amino acid permease yields MTNEHKLQSTIGLPQAIALYIGAVLGSGILIVPGLAAEMAGPASLLAWGFMTLLILPMALSMGLLSAKFPNAGGVSHFVTLAFSPRAGSYIGWFFLMSVPIGAPVAALTGAGYMTAAMGWGEGCRMGLAAAMLAVGLIINWIGMKVAGRIQIAVVIAIVAVLIFAIVAALPQMKSIHFTPFAPHGWLPVGQAAAILFWCFIGWEAVSHLSEEFTNPQRAAVKGVTVAAIIVGLLYFLTALATVGTQSYLAGGSDASLVWVISRAIGPWGAVIAGLTGIFICTATIIAYVGAASRVAYALSRQGHAFRWMGLLSRRFHTPIGGIAFLFLCFVVIMSLYGSGTVSLTNLIQFPNATFILTYLGGCAAGIKLLRGNRWGVAISWVSFISTAVVFPFVGWAMLYPCLITVALWIAGRIRHKRPLPAASVITEQEKATVHR; encoded by the coding sequence ATGACAAATGAACATAAACTACAATCCACCATTGGTCTTCCACAGGCCATTGCGCTATATATCGGGGCGGTGCTGGGTTCGGGGATATTGATTGTACCCGGTCTTGCCGCCGAAATGGCGGGTCCGGCATCACTACTGGCGTGGGGCTTTATGACCCTGCTCATTTTGCCAATGGCCCTGTCCATGGGACTGCTGTCCGCCAAATTCCCGAACGCTGGAGGGGTATCGCATTTTGTTACGCTGGCTTTTTCACCGCGTGCAGGCTCTTATATCGGGTGGTTTTTTCTGATGTCAGTTCCGATTGGGGCACCTGTTGCCGCACTCACCGGAGCTGGCTATATGACCGCCGCCATGGGCTGGGGAGAGGGATGCCGCATGGGATTGGCCGCCGCCATGCTGGCGGTTGGACTGATCATTAACTGGATCGGTATGAAGGTTGCGGGACGTATCCAGATCGCCGTTGTCATTGCTATCGTTGCTGTCCTTATCTTCGCCATTGTCGCAGCGCTGCCACAAATGAAATCGATACACTTCACACCGTTTGCTCCGCACGGTTGGCTTCCTGTCGGTCAGGCAGCCGCGATTCTGTTCTGGTGCTTCATCGGCTGGGAAGCCGTCTCTCATTTGTCGGAGGAATTCACCAATCCTCAGCGGGCGGCTGTTAAGGGTGTCACCGTTGCAGCCATCATCGTTGGCCTGCTTTATTTTCTTACTGCACTGGCTACAGTCGGGACACAAAGCTACCTTGCAGGTGGATCAGACGCTTCGCTCGTATGGGTGATTAGCCGGGCTATTGGTCCGTGGGGTGCAGTGATTGCCGGCTTGACAGGCATCTTTATATGTACAGCTACGATTATTGCTTATGTGGGTGCTGCTTCACGCGTCGCGTATGCTTTATCCCGGCAAGGCCATGCCTTCCGCTGGATGGGTCTCTTGTCCCGGCGCTTTCATACGCCAATTGGGGGTATCGCGTTTCTCTTCCTTTGTTTCGTCGTCATTATGTCCCTTTACGGTAGCGGTACTGTTTCACTCACCAACCTGATTCAGTTCCCCAATGCCACTTTTATCCTGACCTATCTGGGCGGGTGTGCTGCGGGTATCAAGCTGCTACGAGGTAATCGCTGGGGTGTAGCCATCAGTTGGGTGTCGTTCATCTCGACTGCGGTGGTGTTTCCTTTTGTCGGCTGGGCCATGCTTTATCCTTGCTTGATCACCGTTGCCTTATGGATCGCAGGTCGAATTCGGCACAAACGACCCCTTCCTGCTGCGTCCGTCATCACTGAACAAGAAAAAGCTACTGTCCATCGTTAG
- a CDS encoding ABC transporter permease produces MKGEADRLGQHWIQGLYQEYRRRRRSERRLVTGVQTAILVFLFVLWEIAGRMKWIDVLLFSYPSKIFTQIGKDAVSGELWGHVCVTVGETLAGFLLGTLLGTLLAVLIWWSPFLSKVLDPYMVVFNSMPKVALGPIFIVMFGAGFTAILMTTLSITVIITTLVVYNSFQEVDSNLIKVVRTFGGSRRDTFSKVILPASFPAIVSTLKVNVGMAWVGVIVGEFLVAKNGLGYLIIYGFQVFNFTLVMSSLLIIAVVATLMYQAVVYVERLLLSDRPQR; encoded by the coding sequence ATGAAGGGCGAAGCGGATCGGCTTGGACAACACTGGATTCAAGGGCTGTATCAGGAGTACCGACGCAGAAGGCGTTCGGAGCGGCGGTTGGTAACGGGTGTACAGACAGCTATTTTAGTGTTTTTATTCGTGTTGTGGGAAATTGCGGGTCGGATGAAATGGATTGATGTACTACTGTTTAGCTATCCAAGCAAAATATTTACCCAAATTGGCAAGGATGCGGTCAGCGGTGAGCTGTGGGGGCATGTCTGTGTCACGGTTGGAGAGACGTTGGCGGGTTTTTTACTGGGAACGCTGCTGGGAACATTACTGGCTGTGCTAATCTGGTGGTCGCCGTTTCTGTCGAAGGTACTGGATCCCTATATGGTTGTCTTCAACAGTATGCCCAAGGTGGCGCTGGGGCCCATTTTTATCGTCATGTTCGGAGCCGGATTTACCGCTATTCTAATGACGACCCTCTCGATTACGGTCATTATTACGACGTTAGTCGTGTATAACAGCTTTCAGGAAGTGGATTCGAATCTGATCAAGGTGGTTCGCACATTTGGTGGATCGCGGCGCGATACGTTTAGCAAGGTGATTTTGCCTGCGTCCTTTCCGGCTATCGTCTCTACACTAAAGGTGAATGTCGGCATGGCCTGGGTTGGCGTGATCGTCGGTGAATTTCTGGTAGCTAAAAACGGGTTGGGCTACTTGATCATCTACGGCTTTCAGGTGTTCAATTTCACGCTGGTGATGTCCAGTTTACTTATCATTGCGGTCGTAGCGACACTGATGTATCAGGCGGTCGTGTATGTGGAGCGACTGTTGCTGTCTGATCGTCCTCAGCGATAA
- a CDS encoding aromatic acid exporter family protein, with amino-acid sequence MGFRTIKTAIAALMAVLIADGFGIHGATSAGLLAILGVDVTRKRSLRTISARFFASVVGLLFACVLFVVFGFHDWVLALYILSAFPVIVRVGFKEGIVTGSVVVFRVFSGGVIDMQVLLTQLCLLVIGLGSAMVVNLAYMPRSDNTMQQIRQEVDRTFSIIFRNMANTLRSPAYIWDGKEVIEANSVIARGVTEAGRSLENQMLRPQEGWNVYFYMRREQLDSIQNMMQLISQMYQHMPQAKLLAELFDQLSNDVLAGHYTGQTEKLLEQVREEFKKMELPSTREEFEIRSALLQLTHELHQYLKIAKKDKAPTPVKA; translated from the coding sequence ATGGGCTTTCGTACGATTAAAACGGCTATTGCTGCATTAATGGCCGTACTCATTGCGGATGGTTTTGGTATTCATGGAGCCACCTCGGCAGGGCTTTTGGCTATTTTGGGGGTCGATGTCACGCGCAAGAGAAGCCTCCGTACCATTTCGGCGAGATTTTTTGCATCCGTTGTGGGGCTTCTTTTTGCTTGCGTTTTGTTTGTTGTATTCGGATTCCATGATTGGGTACTGGCATTATATATTTTATCGGCGTTTCCGGTCATTGTACGGGTGGGCTTTAAGGAAGGAATCGTCACGGGTTCGGTTGTGGTTTTCCGCGTGTTCAGCGGTGGTGTGATTGATATGCAAGTGCTGCTGACCCAGCTGTGTCTGCTGGTCATCGGACTGGGGTCCGCGATGGTCGTCAATTTGGCCTACATGCCGCGCTCCGATAACACCATGCAGCAAATCCGGCAGGAAGTAGACCGGACGTTTTCCATTATATTCAGAAATATGGCCAATACATTACGCAGTCCGGCATACATATGGGATGGCAAGGAAGTTATAGAAGCGAACAGCGTCATAGCCAGAGGGGTGACCGAGGCAGGGCGTTCATTGGAAAATCAGATGCTTCGTCCGCAAGAAGGCTGGAATGTGTATTTTTATATGCGCAGGGAACAGCTGGATTCTATTCAAAATATGATGCAGCTGATCTCGCAGATGTACCAGCATATGCCGCAGGCCAAACTTTTGGCCGAGCTATTCGATCAGCTCAGCAATGACGTTCTGGCCGGACATTATACGGGACAGACGGAGAAGTTGCTGGAGCAGGTACGTGAGGAATTCAAAAAAATGGAGCTCCCCTCAACCCGGGAGGAATTCGAAATTCGTTCGGCATTGTTACAGCTTACACATGAATTACATCAGTATTTGAAAATCGCCAAAAAGGACAAGGCCCCCACTCCAGTCAAAGCTTAG
- a CDS encoding outer spore coat protein CotE, which translates to MALSHKNRREIITKAICGKGRKFSTVTHTVTPPNNPTSILGAWIINHQYEAVAAGDGIEVVGTYDINIWYSYDKNSQTDVAKETVSYVENVPLSYLDPKHRASTVEVSAEATQEPSCVEASVSSGGGSVIIRVEREFAVELVAETKIVVEVFPNGSSDDFDKDYDFGAEEGDYEELDPDLIDDEL; encoded by the coding sequence ATGGCATTAAGTCATAAAAATCGTAGAGAGATTATTACAAAAGCGATCTGCGGTAAAGGTCGCAAATTCTCTACCGTAACCCATACCGTAACTCCGCCTAATAATCCGACCAGCATTTTGGGGGCGTGGATTATTAACCACCAGTATGAGGCTGTGGCGGCTGGAGACGGCATTGAGGTCGTGGGGACGTATGATATCAATATCTGGTACTCATACGATAAAAACTCGCAGACCGATGTGGCTAAGGAAACGGTGTCGTACGTGGAAAACGTGCCGCTCTCGTATCTTGATCCGAAACACCGGGCGTCTACAGTGGAAGTATCCGCCGAGGCGACACAGGAGCCAAGCTGCGTTGAGGCCAGTGTGTCTTCAGGGGGCGGCAGCGTAATTATCCGGGTCGAGCGGGAATTTGCGGTGGAACTGGTGGCAGAAACGAAGATTGTTGTAGAAGTATTCCCGAATGGCAGCAGTGACGATTTTGACAAGGACTATGATTTTGGAGCGGAAGAAGGGGACTATGAGGAGCTCGACCCCGACCTCATTGACGACGAGCTCTGA
- a CDS encoding LysR family transcriptional regulator encodes MESRHLFTFLNVVEAGSFTRAARILDYAQSSITAQIQTLETELGTPLFDRIGKKIMLTDAGRRLLPYAQEISKMHALAKDALRSETVLTGTLKIGAPESLAAFRLPSLIREYRERYPKVKIVLKPGECWELRDMTRSGELDLAFLLQPETEDRELHVTTLIHEPMALVAPLGHPLASYNKVEPADLKDETILHTEAGCTYRILFEQYLNRHGIFADPSLEFWSIEAIKQCVMAGLGVALLPLVTVQNELREGKMARLSWDDSEQQVATQVAYHTKKWKSPALSEFLRIVEQHVTHWRA; translated from the coding sequence ATGGAATCACGGCATTTGTTTACGTTTTTAAATGTGGTTGAGGCAGGCAGTTTTACCCGGGCGGCGCGTATACTGGACTATGCACAATCAAGTATAACTGCTCAAATTCAGACGCTGGAGACAGAGCTGGGCACACCTCTTTTTGACCGCATAGGTAAGAAAATCATGCTCACAGATGCCGGACGACGCCTGCTGCCCTATGCGCAGGAGATTTCCAAGATGCACGCCCTTGCTAAGGATGCGCTACGTTCAGAAACGGTGCTGACGGGTACGCTCAAAATCGGAGCGCCAGAGTCGCTGGCGGCTTTCCGCCTGCCGAGCCTGATCCGTGAGTACAGGGAGCGGTATCCGAAGGTAAAAATCGTGCTTAAACCCGGTGAATGCTGGGAATTGCGTGATATGACCCGTTCAGGTGAGCTGGATTTGGCTTTTTTGCTTCAGCCGGAAACAGAGGATAGAGAACTGCATGTCACTACGCTCATTCATGAGCCGATGGCATTGGTTGCGCCACTGGGGCATCCACTGGCTTCCTATAATAAGGTGGAGCCAGCTGACTTGAAGGACGAAACCATTTTGCACACGGAGGCGGGCTGCACCTATCGTATCCTTTTTGAGCAGTATTTGAACAGACACGGTATTTTTGCAGACCCGAGTCTGGAGTTTTGGAGTATTGAAGCGATCAAGCAATGTGTCATGGCCGGATTGGGCGTTGCGCTGCTTCCGCTGGTTACGGTGCAAAATGAGTTGCGTGAAGGGAAGATGGCGCGTTTAAGCTGGGATGACAGCGAACAGCAGGTGGCTACCCAGGTCGCCTATCACACGAAAAAGTGGAAATCCCCGGCGCTCAGCGAATTTTTACGGATTGTCGAGCAGCATGTAACACATTGGCGTGCATGA
- a CDS encoding ABC transporter substrate-binding protein — MNIGARFKAVAAAALLGLLLLGGCAPKGEQTIEIRLGEVARTVFYAPQYVALSQGMFAQEGLNVQLATIPGGDKTMTALLSNQADIALIGAETSIYVYQQGAEDPIINFAQLTQTDGTFLFARQTQGSFDWEKLKGQNFLGQRKGGMPQMSLEFALRKHGIDPHKDLKLIQNIDFANVASAFGSGTGDYVQLFEPQASIFEKEGRGRVVASIGVESGELPYTVYMAKRSYLNENGEAVQKFTKAVYRAQQWIATHSPEQIAEAIMPYFKDTDLAVLTSSVKRYKEQGTYALNPIIEEKEWKNLQDVMTSAGELKSPVALDQLLNRSFAEKAIAAGSSGNADQPAKAGTNGAADTGVDAGGSP; from the coding sequence ATGAACATCGGCGCTCGTTTCAAAGCTGTGGCGGCTGCGGCACTGCTCGGGTTGCTGCTGCTCGGCGGGTGCGCACCCAAAGGGGAGCAGACGATTGAGATTAGACTGGGCGAAGTAGCTCGAACGGTCTTTTATGCGCCACAGTATGTAGCCTTGAGCCAGGGGATGTTTGCTCAGGAGGGACTGAATGTCCAACTGGCGACGATTCCCGGTGGCGACAAGACGATGACGGCGTTGCTGTCCAATCAGGCGGATATCGCGCTTATCGGTGCAGAAACATCTATTTATGTGTATCAGCAAGGGGCAGAGGACCCCATCATTAATTTTGCCCAACTGACGCAGACGGACGGAACCTTTCTATTTGCCCGGCAAACGCAGGGTAGCTTTGACTGGGAAAAGCTGAAAGGGCAAAATTTTCTTGGACAGCGCAAGGGCGGAATGCCACAAATGTCGTTGGAATTTGCACTGCGCAAACACGGCATTGATCCACACAAGGATTTGAAGCTGATTCAAAATATTGATTTTGCCAATGTTGCCTCTGCTTTCGGTTCCGGTACAGGGGATTATGTGCAGTTATTCGAGCCGCAGGCATCTATTTTCGAAAAAGAAGGCCGGGGACGGGTAGTGGCCTCCATTGGTGTGGAGAGCGGCGAGCTGCCTTATACCGTATATATGGCTAAACGAAGCTATCTGAACGAAAATGGCGAGGCCGTACAAAAATTTACGAAGGCTGTATACCGGGCACAGCAGTGGATTGCGACGCATTCACCTGAGCAGATTGCCGAAGCCATTATGCCCTATTTCAAGGACACAGATCTGGCGGTTCTGACCAGTAGTGTCAAGCGGTATAAGGAACAAGGCACCTATGCCTTGAATCCAATAATTGAGGAAAAAGAATGGAAGAATTTGCAGGATGTTATGACTTCGGCGGGCGAGCTGAAAAGTCCGGTTGCGCTGGATCAACTGTTGAACCGAAGCTTTGCAGAGAAGGCGATTGCAGCAGGCTCATCGGGGAATGCCGACCAGCCTGCAAAAGCGGGAACAAATGGAGCCGCTGATACAGGTGTAGACGCCGGAGGCTCGCCATGA
- a CDS encoding carboxypeptidase M32, which yields MAQQTLDQLAALKELAHKIKSYGEAVGLMHWDLRTGAPRKGVDIRSETLGMLSTEMFKLIISDEMGQLLQFFTAEDKLEQLEDNDRRLVEESRKNYELNRSVPADRYREYSVLAAQAESKWEDAKEHSDFAGFEPYLSKIVEMKREFIGYWGIKNTEYDTLLDQYEPDMTVEKLDAVFDRLKKRLVPLLSKIQASPNQPDKSFLDGVFDVKQQEKFGLFILRQMGYDFDAGRLDESVHPFATGLNPGDVRITTHYLQDDVTSAIFSSLHEGGHALYEQNIAPELAGSLLSEGTSMGIHESQSRLWENMIGRSRAFWDRYYADLQKHFPDRLAKVTAEQFYLAVNRVENSLIRIEADELTYNLHIIIRYEIEKMLFNEKLDVKRLPEVWNAKYKEYLGLLPPDDGHGVLQDVHWSGGDFGYFASYSLGNMYAAQILATLRKELPNLDELISAGELEPIKQWLTERIYRYGKSRTPSELIVAITGEDLNPDYLADYLEEKYTSIYKL from the coding sequence ATGGCGCAACAGACGTTGGATCAATTGGCAGCTTTAAAAGAATTAGCACACAAAATCAAAAGTTATGGCGAGGCCGTGGGCTTGATGCACTGGGACTTACGGACAGGTGCTCCGCGCAAGGGCGTTGATATTCGTTCGGAAACGTTGGGTATGTTGTCCACTGAGATGTTCAAGCTGATTATTTCGGATGAAATGGGACAATTGCTGCAATTTTTTACCGCAGAAGACAAACTGGAGCAACTGGAGGACAATGATCGCAGACTGGTGGAGGAAAGTCGCAAAAATTATGAGCTGAACCGTTCGGTTCCGGCTGACCGTTATCGGGAATACAGCGTACTCGCTGCTCAGGCGGAGAGCAAGTGGGAGGATGCCAAGGAACATAGCGATTTTGCCGGATTCGAGCCTTATTTGTCTAAAATCGTAGAGATGAAGCGTGAGTTTATCGGTTATTGGGGAATCAAGAACACGGAATACGACACGCTTTTGGATCAATATGAACCGGATATGACGGTAGAGAAGCTGGATGCTGTGTTTGATCGTCTCAAAAAGCGCCTTGTGCCGCTGTTGTCTAAAATTCAGGCTTCACCAAACCAGCCGGACAAGAGCTTTCTGGATGGTGTGTTTGATGTGAAGCAGCAAGAGAAGTTCGGCCTATTCATTTTGAGACAGATGGGTTATGACTTCGACGCAGGTCGTTTGGATGAGAGCGTGCATCCTTTTGCGACAGGATTAAATCCGGGTGATGTGCGCATAACAACACATTATTTGCAAGATGATGTGACTAGCGCGATTTTCAGCTCATTGCATGAAGGTGGTCATGCGCTGTATGAGCAAAATATTGCGCCTGAGCTGGCAGGATCGCTGCTTTCTGAAGGAACCTCTATGGGGATACATGAATCTCAGTCTCGCTTGTGGGAAAATATGATTGGGCGCAGCCGTGCTTTTTGGGATCGATATTATGCTGACTTGCAAAAGCATTTTCCAGACCGTCTGGCAAAGGTCACGGCGGAACAGTTCTACCTGGCCGTTAATCGTGTGGAAAATTCACTGATTCGTATTGAAGCGGATGAGCTGACATATAACTTACATATCATTATCCGCTATGAAATTGAAAAAATGCTGTTTAATGAAAAACTGGATGTGAAGCGCCTTCCAGAAGTATGGAACGCGAAATATAAGGAATATCTGGGACTTCTCCCGCCGGATGACGGGCATGGCGTTCTACAGGATGTTCACTGGTCCGGTGGTGATTTTGGTTATTTTGCCTCTTACTCGCTTGGCAATATGTATGCAGCGCAAATTTTGGCGACACTGCGCAAGGAGTTGCCAAATCTGGATGAGCTGATTTCTGCTGGGGAGCTGGAGCCGATCAAGCAATGGTTGACTGAACGAATCTACCGTTACGGTAAGAGCCGGACGCCGTCCGAGCTGATTGTAGCCATTACAGGTGAGGATCTGAACCCGGACTATCTGGCTGATTATCTGGAAGAAAAATATACCTCCATATACAAGCTGTGA